The window GCCTCGCGTCTGGCAGAAAAGCTCGTATCATCATTCACGTGACCATTAACAGTGGCGACGTGGAGGCGGTTGAGTTTACGGGAACCTATATGCTGATCCCTGACTACAAAAAGAGATTATCAACAGACTCCAACGTAAGCGTATAGCTGACAATGGCTAGCAGATAAAGATACAGATAGAAGGCGCTACTCTTGTGGAGTGGCGCTTTTTTGTTGGCAGTCGTTAATCTCGGAATACTCAGCTTGGGTGAGCTTTCCTGAGATTTGATGGCATTGGTCCGATAGTGTGATCGAGAGAGAGTGTTGCTCTGCTTTTAGCAAGTCGAGCTCTCCAGACAATTCGCCATTTAACGTTTGAATCCTTTGTTCGCCTTGCTCTGCTGCCGACGCACCAATAATGTCTACTGGTTCGAGTGTGAAGCGTCCACGGTCAAAATTCGCATTGAGCTCTGGGATTTCAAACACGTTATCAGTCGATGTTTCAGAAAGCTTATTATTAAAGGTCATCACACCTTGGCGAACGCTACCAGTGAGTTGACCTGTTGTGGAATAGCCGAGCATTAATGAATCGCCGTATAAACCCGCAGCTTGAAGTTCAAACTCGGCATAACCGGTTGCGTCGAGTGGTAGTTCAAGTTGCTGTAACATGGGTGCTATCGGTAATCCATCGGCAGAGATATCTAAGTTCCATGGCTTACTGATTTGGTTGAAGTCGAGTGTTGCGTTGGCTTCAATATAGCCGTGCTTTAGTGGGACAAACAGGCGTGTCAGCGTCCATTTTCCTTGCTCGCTATTCATTTCAACCACAGGTTGAGCACTAATAATGTTTTGGTAGCTGGCATCATTCGCGCTGGCCATCAGCTTTCCTTGCCAAAGACCTAGCTTTCTATCCTGTAGAAGTTGAACTTGATACCCCTCGATATGTAATCCTGAGACCTGCCAGTAAGGCTTTTGTGCGAGTTGGATAAGTTGGCTGCGTTCTATGTTAAGTCGGCTAATCTCGACGCTCTGGAGCTGCGTGAGCCAAGGTATCAAGCGAGTGGCGGGTAGAGGGCTATCTTGGCTTTCCGTAAGCCACTTTATACCTTGCAGGTCGAGCTGTGCTAATTCAATGCTGTTAGGGGTTACTGTGCCATTAAGTTGAACAGTGCCTTGTAGGAATTGAGTATAGAGGTCTTCAATCAGAATCTGGTTCGGATCTAAATTGAGCTTGATACTTGGCTCTATGAACATGTCATCATCAATGCTCACTCCCTCGGCTTGCAGAGAGAAAATAGCTTTCTGTTGCTTCCACAGCTCAAAAGGCAGTTGGATATTTTCTAGTGAGGCATCAAAAGCTGCGAAGTGGCCGTCTTGCCACTCTACATCGCTACGCAGAATATCTAAGCTATTGATGTGATTGATCTGAATACCTGCTACATCCCACTCTTTGCTTAGTAGGCTTTGGGTCTGTTTCTGATTGAGTCGTAAGCCATCGACGGTCACATTCACCAACGACCAACCTTGCTGATACTGCTCTGCTTGACCAGAAATTTTGGCACCACGCCAGTCAAACGAAGCGCCATAAAGGGTGCTATCACTCGGCTTAAGATCTAGGTCAATCAACAGGTTATCGAACGCTTCGCCTTGCCAATACAGCTGTGAGGCTGAGAGCTGGATTTTGCCATAGGGCAGTAATGCGATGTTGTCATCCCATGTTGGTTCGGATATCTGAAAGTCGGTGCCTCGCGCGTTAAAGTCTGGGGTTGAAAAGTCGAGATTGTTGATGGCCAGCTGGTGGATCTTAATGCTTGGCTGGGTAAATAAAGAGGTGAGTGTTTCTAGGTCGTTGGCTTCTAACTGTAGGCCACTGATCAAAACGGATTCAAAGACCAGTTTGGCCTCCGTAATCGAGCTGGAGCTGAACCAAAGGTCAATCTTGTCGATATACAGCGGTGTTTGTTTTTCAGGTTGGCTTTGGGTAATGCCCATTAAGGTGATGTGATAAGGCGCCTGGTACTTAACATCTTCAATGAGCACACGTTGTTCAATCGCATGTTTGATAAAAAAGTTAGTAACATCCGCACGGTATTGAGTTTGCAGGCTTAATAGCAATGCTACGATAGTTGCAACGGCGATAGCCAACGCAATGCCGAACACCATGAATACCTTTTTCATTCCCTGAAAGCCTTAAATTTCAATCGTCTCAAAACAGAGTGGAACAAAAAGGGACAAGCAGCAACAAAAAAGCCCCTCAAAAGAGGGGCTTGCTACAAAAATATCACTTTAAATTGGGCGTTCGCTTTTGGCTAAGCCCGAGCAGATGATTGTGTTAGTCCAGTTGAGGACCTGCCGCAACCAGTGATTTACCTTCAGCGTTGTCAGTGTACTTATCAAAGTTGTTGATGAAGCGCTCTGCTAGATCTTTCGCTTTGCTTTCCCATTGTAGTGGGTCAGTGTACGTGTCGCGTGGGTCAAGGATCGCAGGGTCAACATCGTGCAACGCTAGAGGCACTTCTAGGTTAAACATAGGGATAACCTTAGTCTCAGCGTTGTCGATTGAGCCATCTAAGATAGCGTCGATGATGCCGCGAGTATCTTGAATTGAGATACGTTTTCCAGTGCCATTCCAACCAGTGTTCACAAGGTAAGCTTCAGCGCCAGCTGCTTCCATACGCTTTACAAGCACTTCAGCGTACTGAGTTGGGTGAAGAGTTAGGAATGCCGCACCAAATGCCGCAGAGAACGTTGGTGTTGGCTCAGTAATACCACGCTCTGTACCTGCTAGTTTCGCAGTGAAGCCAGATAGGAAGTGATACTTCGTTTGCTCCGGAGTCAGCTTAGATACTGGTGGTAACACACCAAATGCATCAGCAGTTAGGAAGATAACTTTTTGAGCGTGACCTGCTTTTGATACTGGCTTAACAATGTTGTCGATGTGGTGAATCGGGTAAGAAACACGAGTGTTCTCTGTTTTTGAACCGTCATCGAAATCGATAGAACCATCGCTACGGACCGTTACGTTTTCTAGCAGTGCATCGCGACGGATTGCATTGTAGATTTCTGGTTCTGCTTCTTTAGATAGACGAATCGTCTTCGCATAACAACCACCTTCGAAGTTGAAGATGCCA is drawn from Vibrio sp. SNU_ST1 and contains these coding sequences:
- a CDS encoding AsmA family protein translates to MKKVFMVFGIALAIAVATIVALLLSLQTQYRADVTNFFIKHAIEQRVLIEDVKYQAPYHITLMGITQSQPEKQTPLYIDKIDLWFSSSSITEAKLVFESVLISGLQLEANDLETLTSLFTQPSIKIHQLAINNLDFSTPDFNARGTDFQISEPTWDDNIALLPYGKIQLSASQLYWQGEAFDNLLIDLDLKPSDSTLYGASFDWRGAKISGQAEQYQQGWSLVNVTVDGLRLNQKQTQSLLSKEWDVAGIQINHINSLDILRSDVEWQDGHFAAFDASLENIQLPFELWKQQKAIFSLQAEGVSIDDDMFIEPSIKLNLDPNQILIEDLYTQFLQGTVQLNGTVTPNSIELAQLDLQGIKWLTESQDSPLPATRLIPWLTQLQSVEISRLNIERSQLIQLAQKPYWQVSGLHIEGYQVQLLQDRKLGLWQGKLMASANDASYQNIISAQPVVEMNSEQGKWTLTRLFVPLKHGYIEANATLDFNQISKPWNLDISADGLPIAPMLQQLELPLDATGYAEFELQAAGLYGDSLMLGYSTTGQLTGSVRQGVMTFNNKLSETSTDNVFEIPELNANFDRGRFTLEPVDIIGASAAEQGEQRIQTLNGELSGELDLLKAEQHSLSITLSDQCHQISGKLTQAEYSEINDCQQKSATPQE